The genomic window tctccctgctcccagtttcctcacctctccaACTTGTCCTTcaaacagctgccaaagtgaaatatgtaaagcacaggtctgagAAGTTTGCTTACTCTGCTCCAAAAACTTCAGGCATTCCCTCTGCTTCTATGATCAAATCCTTCTGACACTTAAAACCGTCCACAGCCTGGATCCAATCCATGTTTCCTGAATTGATTTCCCATTACTCCTTTTAGGCACTCAGTCAAACCCCCTACCTCCCATTCCCTATACATGATAGGATATTTCACCCCATATGTACTTGCACAAGCTACTTTCTTCCTCCGTGCCTTGAAAAAGTTTCCCTCTCCTCACCTGCACCTCTTGGAATCCTGAGCTTCCTTCAAGGCACAGCCCAAGTGACACCTCCTACAAGGGAAAGCTCATTCAATTCTTCCAACTGAGTATTTTCCCTTTACTCCCAAAGTACTTTGTATGTGCTTTGTATTGATTTATCTGGATATGGCGTATGCCCTCACAGACTGAAAGTCCCTTGGTGgaagttttatttttgcctttgtatccctagcgtCTGGCATAGTACCTGGttcatagtaggtactcaataaaaaGGATTCAACTTTCTTTTAGtgttcaaaattttattttacactGTTATAAGCACATATGTAAatgtcttgtttttccttttgtatcagttcatataaatcttttcacgattctctgaatttctcattttcccttcttaCTATACAATATCTCATAATAATTATATGCCATAGTtttccagccattccccaatcgatgggcagccactctgtttccagttctttgtaacCATGAAGAGTGCTGATATGAAAATCtgcaactttctcattttacagaggaggaaatggaggcccagagaagttaagtgactcacccaaggtaataaaatacagaaacagagaagggtttaaacctaggtctttctttttttccactacacaaaaaatcaatttaaacaTCTTCAAATGTATAAGTTAATAGAATTATTTCCATTTAGGCAATATGTTTTTATTCCCTAACataacaggatcatagatttagagctgaaagggaccagagAAGCTCTCAAGTCTaagccctcattttactgaaaaagaaactgaggttaagttgGGGAATTACTGAGGATCATGTGGGTATGCATGAAGtgggatatgaacccaagtcCTATGCCTTTTAAAAAACACTACATCCTTCTTGTTTGAGGTACTCCATAAGAACAGTCAGCAATTAAGGTGGCATCCAATATTCAAAATCAGTAAGTAAAATTGACGATCTTTACCCCACTTCTAAGTAGCAAAAGGAAGAACAGCAAAGGTACAATGGTAGTGgtgagggaaaaaagggaaaaaagtaaccTACTATGAGAGATCTCATCTTGAAATGAGATAAGTGTATGAAGCAACCTTCTTCCCCTACTTTTCTCCTACTTCACATTCTCATTCGACcctcttaagaaaaaaatatgttgtaCTTTGAATTTTTCAACTGGAAAGTGCTGGACTCTTGTCTCTGACAACTCCAAAACAGATGTATATGGACTGAGATGTTGGACTCTGACCAAAGGATCCACAATGTAAGGTTGAAATGGGAATACTGCCTAACAGAACCCAAGCTGCACATACATTCTCTCCTCTTGCTTCTCATTACTAAGAAGCAGATTCTCAGTGGATTGCCTGTGCACCCTTCTGTTGCTCCTTATCCCTATAGTCCACACTGATTTAATCCCCCAGTTGGGGGGAATTAAGTCTCAGTTAACTTGGGTAGCATAAAAACACTTAAATGAAATGACAGAGACCTGCAAAGGAAAGGACAGACTGACTGATATCCACTAGTAATTATAAGAACAAAAACACAGAACCTTGTCAAGTCTCTCCCTGTCATCCATTTTATATCCATTTATTACAATCTCCTCCCTAGCAACAATTCCTCTCTGGCCACTCTTCCCATTTCAGGAAGGTCAAGTTCTCACTTTCCTTACCTGGCTGAAACATAGGAAAGGCAGGGAGGATACTCAGCTCAATTCCCCTTTATTCAACCATGTGACTACTTCCACCATACTTCAACCAAACCTAGAAGACCTAGATAGGCCCAGCCTCcctgattaaaaaacaaacaaaaacctccaAACCAAACCCAGATCCCTTAAAGCTGGTGATTTTTAAAAGGAGTACTTCATAGCTTAATAGTGCCTTAGCCACTACATCAGTAATATGactttaaaattcagaatttGGTTCACTGTGAAAAACAAACAATGCACAGGGTGTGGGACTGCTTCCTGACTGTTTCCTTTAAACCTTGAAGCCTCAAAAGCTTTTTAGATGTTTTCTCTCCAAATTCCTAAAAGTTCCGAGGCAATTTTGGAAGCATTGGAAAAGACACGTTTGCAGGTAGGttagaaaaaagggaggaagaaagggaagtaaAGGAAAGATTGTAGTTTATCTTTAAGAGAAGTGGGCATTTTTTTCCAAACCAAGGAGGAAATGTTTCAGCTATAAGAGGCCTCTCATACAGGAGGCCTCAAGACTCAACAAAAAGGAGTAGTCAAAGAAAAGGGGTAGGGATTCATAGGAGAGGTATCAGATGGTTTAGTATAGGCAAAATTAAAGAGTTAGTTCGACCTTACATAGCTTTGTTGTGAGTAAAAAGGGATTGTTGTGAGTAAAGTTTTTGTTGCTGTAGTAATGTGAATTATCTCCAGATGAAAGAAAAGGGGTTTACTTTAGGAAATAAATTTGCTGAATGACTACTATTATAGAATATACAAGCATTTAAGATAGAAAATTAAGAAGACACCATGGAAAACCCCATGATAATAAGTTCATGCCACATAAGCCTCCTTCCTACAAAACCAAATCTTGAAGTTACCTGGTAACTCTTTTGCATCTGCTCTATTTTAAGGGCCCTGCCATTTTGAAACACCTAATACACCCTGGGAAAGAGAGGGAACTCATCTACTGAGCAGTAAGGAAGATTATGGCTCTTTATACCTGTAAGCattggaggaaaagagaggtaaaggggttttttttgggggggggggaggaatagGTATTGTAAAATGGAGTACTCTCTTTCCGtttctcacttgatttttttGAAGAGGAAAACTTCCAGGAAATGACAGGGAAAGTCTAGCAGGAcccagggaggaaaaaaaaaaaacattttaaaataaaatacaaaaatggcAAAgttaaaaagtaacaaaatgtATGAAGCATGTTTGAAAGTAAAAATCTCTAACATTTAATAGATTATAATGTTAATTGAACTAAAGCAAATCAGTCATTTTTTCAACTCATTTCTTTGGTTTAGGGCTCTTGctagaaaaaaactaaaatgggTTGTATTAGTACAATGAACGGTTCTCAGAATAAGAAAGTTCTTTTGATATACAGCATTCTGCAAATTTTCACTGTCTTAATATAGTCCATATTCATTAGCTTCATCAGGGTTATCAGTTCTCAATTATTCACGGCCTGTTTGGTTGTGAATGTCCTCCCCTCCACCTTGCCATTCCTCTCACTAGGCTCTTTCGGGAGTGATCAGGTGAAGAGTAATCAAGACAGATCAAAATCAATATTTTTCAACTCTTCAAGTCCGTTAAATAtgctttggggggaggggatgcaAGGgaggaaactaaacaatctaaaaTAAGCCTTTTGCAATTTTCTTTAAGTTACTTTTAGTTTATCCATTGTTAGGCTAAGAGTAAAATTTTGAAAGTATATCCCCAAAAGATACCTTAAATGAAAACAGATTTTGCCTATAAATACAAAAGCCACAAAAatgttaaagctgaaagggacctctgaaaccatctccaaCTCTCTGATTTTACCTATTAGGAAAATGAATCTATATCAAgtttaaaagacaaaatgaagcagGGAAATACATTTGGTCctaaaaaaagttttactttttgCTCCTCTTAAGAGCAAGCTTTTACGTAATCTACAATGGAATTCACTGATTTTCTCCACAATTAAAGCCTGGCTTAATAAGAGATGGCAAGTTCCCTCGTGCCTCCCCCCTATTTTcattacaaattaaaatattttacagcCCAAGTAAAAAATTCAATAACCTTTAAAAAATTGACAAAAGTAATATAACCtgtatcttatagcacaatgaaaAGAGACAGCCTCCTCTGAAGGATAGGGAGTTAAGAACACCTGGATTTAAGTTCCTCTGCTGAAATATAGTAAGAGTATTACTTTGGGTGAGtctcttaatttctcagtgctcagccttcctccctccccagactataaattgtagaatAGCCGCTGAATTCATAGAGAGAGGTAGTTTCCTTAGAGTGGATTCcataaatcaattaataaaataCAACGAATGGTTCTCAGAATAAGAAATTACAGACCAGGGTTTATGGGGCTGGGAGGTTCCACTGAGTGTGAATGTTAACAGTCCAGCATGAAGAAGGAGGCCCAGGATTTGGGAGGGGTCCTCGTGGACTATGACTGGAGGATTCACAGAAGTTCATTCACCTAGGGTTATGGCCAATCCTATGAGTGTGAAACAGGTGCCcctaaaatgaccaaaaagggatATGAGTTGTGGCTGTTGAGGTTTGGATGGGGTGTAGTCTGGAAAAGGTCCTAGGTTATAAAGGTTATTCCTGGCCTGTGGAGCTTTGGCTGAGGTGCCTTGTGCTTTAGGGTAGTGGTGAACAGTTCCTGGGGAACAAGGATCATCACTCAGAGTTGTGGGTGGTGGCTGAAGTGTGGTCCAGAGCCATTAACCCTCCATTCTAGagatagaatggaaactccttgagggcagggaatactatttttgttttgtatttgtctCCTCAGTGcctaaggacaaacaacaatggcctagcatatagtagatgttaaataaatatttgttggattagaCTGCTTAAGgcaaaatgcattttaaataaaagtacagtgtaaaaaaaagatgagtaaaaTAGGACACATTACTTCAATATCCATattcaaatgaggtaacatggtATGGTACTGTTAAGATGACCTGGCTCCTGACaagtgtgagcttgggcaaatcacctaatttctcgaagtctcagtttcctcatttgcaaagcaAGCGTAGCAGTACTTACATTAGTTACTTCACAAGGCTACTACAGTGAAGAAAGTACATAAACTAGAAGGTGCTAAAAATGATTTACTATTACTATTCATAAGAATATGAGTtggtatacacatacatgttttaCACAGCTTAGGTTTTCTAGCAgttcttttgcatttatttttgttgctatttttgtaaaagcaaagcaaaaaaaaaaaaaccctcccttttaagtccatttaaaaaaaactacccTTAAATTTCATGTACTTTTTTTTAGGAGgcttaaacaaatatttgttcaaaCTATGGTGAGAAGAAAGTGCCTGGAGGATAAAAAATGAACCAGCTGGATGCAACAAAGTCAGGATTTTTAGTGTGCATTGgtatttgcatttttatcttcatctttCTTTATGTGAGGAATACGACTCCAAATGAACCAAAAGAAGAACCAACCTACTCAGAATCAACAGACTGTGGCTTTTATCCAGATGAAATATGTTCAGCCCTTTTTGAAGGAAAAGGGGCTGCCTCTCAAATTGGACAACTCTGTCAGCAAAACACTCACCAACCCGAAATAATCCCTTGTCTAGGGACACCAGGCAGCTGTAACTGCTCTTTGATTTTTCAGGGGCTACATTTCATAACAAGACCCCTCTCTGCAGAAGAGGGGAATTTCTCCTTGGCATACATCATAACCATTCATAAGGAGTTAGCTATGTTTGTGAAGCTTCTCAGAGCTATTTACCTTCCTCAGAATGTTTACTGCATACACATTGATGAAAAATCACCCCAGAATTATAAAACTGCAGTGAAAAACCTGGCTGACTGTTtcgaaaacatttttatttcatcaaagaGAGAGACTGTGATTTATGGTGGATTTTCAAGACTACAGGCAGATATTAATTGTATGAAAGACCTAGTGAGCTCCACATTTCGGTGGAAGTATGTAATAAACCTTTGTGGGCAGGATTATCCAATCAAGACAAACAAAGAAATCATACAATATATCAAAAGCAAATGGAATGGTAAAAATATGACTCCAGGAGTAATTCAGCCTGCGCACATGAAATATAGGACACACCAAAGTTATAAAGAATATGTTCATCAAGGAAATGCTTATGTTTACccaactaaaaaagaaaaaaaagatccccCGCATAACTTAACAATATACTTtggaagtgcttactatgtactcaCTAGACAGTTTGTTGAATTCACACTGACAGATGTCAGGGCAAAAGACTTGCTTGAGTGGTCAAAAGATACATACAGTCCCGATGAACATTACTGGGTCACACTGAATAGATTAAGAGGTAAGATGAATGCTGAACTGTTTGGGTTCTAGGGAAACAAGAATGGGTAGTAGGAAGCAGTTCAGCTCCAACTAAGCTTCATTCCATTTCAAACTTTATTCATTCCAGCAATATCCTCAACAGCTCTTTAAGTTGCTGCCAAATGGGATGTGCATCTTATGGTGGGAGTAACAAGGCGCATATCTTTATCAATGGTATAAAACCAGCCAAGACCAAGGCTTCAAAACCTGTGGAGTTggctctcttccctcttttcccaaaCAATTATACAGAATTCTCAAAAGCCTCAATTTGAAAGTTATGAGACTACCCCAATACAAATCTTCTGGAATGCTATTTAGAATCGAAATGCTATTTATAATAACGTTTGTAGCTATTACTTTCTTTCAGCTATGTTTTGGTAGCTTCCAAATTTAATCGACTAGTtaggaaaaagaattaaaataaagatattaaatttattttcctttatactaTCTTTTAAAGAAATCTGCTTTACAATTTTTCTAAGTCTTAACAAAAGAAAACTGGCACGTTagtagacttaaaaaaaaatccttgtgtTGCTACAGTTAAGGATCTATTTTGTGTTCAAGAAGCAGTTTCTCTTTAGGAAGGCTAACTGGTCCACGTTGGATTTAAACTGGAATGACTGGAATGACTAAGTGCTCTGATCTGATACTGAGACAACATATTAGAGACTCAAAGGCTGATAAAACAATACACAAAATGTATCATTAACCTGAATGATAATTTTGGATTTAATCCTCTGTCATCCTGGTTAATTATATTTCAAaagattaacaagcatttgttaagcactttctatgagccaggtattgtgttaggctctggggatacaaagaaaaaattaaacagtcaCTAATTTTAGCAGACTACCGTGGAAAACACATTATCAgggcaaagtgctttataaatgttgcATGATAAGGACAGAAGAAATGAAATCTAAATACACAGCTATGTTATCTGATGAggtcaattactttttcttctacctcatcattttggttttcctttagtaaaCAGAAGTAGCTTTCCATGGACTCTTAAAGAGTCATATTCTGTACTATTTATGAGAgtttaagaaaatatttagaaaaatagccATTCTGTTTGCACAGCTAAAATGGATAAATGCAAGTTTAATGGTTAAGCACTAAGGTGATTCTTCATGTTTTAcccaatgttaaaaaaaagaatattaactaCTGACTTCTTTTATTGGTCCTGGACCCTTAATACTCCAATAAATCATTGTCAGCTGTTAACAAAAGTACTTGCAAGtatgatttccttttctcctttgcaGAAGTTATGATCTCACTTGAGGGCAAAATAAGGCAAATATTCCTTCTTAATCCTACAAAAAGAGGAGGTGAAACAGCTAGGGAAGTCCTTAAAGGGAATAACGTTTAGCTGGGATTCATGGAATTCAGAGTTGTGATGAACCTTAGTGATCATCCAATTTACCgttttcatttaacagatgaggaaactaagaccccaAACTCATTTGATAACTTGTTCAAGGATAATACGAGGCAGAGAGGGTTCAAACCCAAATTCTCTTAATtctaaattc from Notamacropus eugenii isolate mMacEug1 chromosome 1, mMacEug1.pri_v2, whole genome shotgun sequence includes these protein-coding regions:
- the LOC140519937 gene encoding beta-1,3-galactosyl-O-glycosyl-glycoprotein beta-1,6-N-acetylglucosaminyltransferase 7-like, which produces MNQLDATKSGFLVCIGICIFIFIFLYVRNTTPNEPKEEPTYSESTDCGFYPDEICSALFEGKGAASQIGQLCQQNTHQPEIIPCLGTPGSCNCSLIFQGLHFITRPLSAEEGNFSLAYIITIHKELAMFVKLLRAIYLPQNVYCIHIDEKSPQNYKTAVKNLADCFENIFISSKRETVIYGGFSRLQADINCMKDLVSSTFRWKYVINLCGQDYPIKTNKEIIQYIKSKWNGKNMTPGVIQPAHMKYRTHQSYKEYVHQGNAYVYPTKKEKKDPPHNLTIYFGSAYYVLTRQFVEFTLTDVRAKDLLEWSKDTYSPDEHYWVTLNRLRDAPGATPNAEWEGHIRAIKWKDMEGVVHNGCKGHYVRNICVYGLGDLQWIIESPHLFANKFELTTYPLVMECLERRYRLKVLNQAEVPSESHWHLQETCHFNMKINI